A section of the Myxococcus xanthus genome encodes:
- a CDS encoding DUF2381 family protein: MLQPSRLALALALVWGAAVEAQPSAAARMRRERVVTVPGAAAEPLPVVHVAHDTPTLLLFPAPINRKTLTFDESRIRILDAGERSVIVQPVADLPEGERYEVGVFFADGRAPARAAFSLVTDPAEVDTRIDVQRPELADMACPVDVPRTPRPEDFVLLGYVDKEGVTATPIKLHADSERGFSVISAMAYRGQGWVLVDATIRNYPGRAPWVPREAMLTGRAGLPLRARLVTVDEGAFVPGGFGRILAVAETAQLSNSPVYTLEVVGDGRTLTIPNVRLPKAVSGGTP; encoded by the coding sequence TTGCTCCAGCCGTCTAGATTGGCCCTTGCTCTCGCGCTCGTATGGGGCGCTGCCGTGGAGGCCCAACCTTCAGCCGCAGCCCGCATGCGGAGAGAGCGTGTTGTCACGGTTCCTGGAGCTGCGGCAGAGCCCCTTCCTGTCGTCCATGTCGCGCATGACACGCCGACACTTCTCCTGTTCCCGGCCCCTATCAACCGGAAGACTCTGACCTTCGACGAGTCGCGGATTCGCATCCTGGATGCTGGTGAGCGGTCCGTCATCGTTCAGCCCGTGGCGGACCTTCCCGAAGGTGAGCGCTACGAAGTCGGGGTCTTCTTCGCGGATGGCCGGGCTCCTGCGCGAGCCGCCTTCTCACTGGTCACAGACCCGGCCGAAGTGGACACTCGAATTGATGTTCAACGCCCTGAGCTGGCGGATATGGCTTGCCCGGTAGACGTGCCGCGAACGCCTCGGCCCGAAGACTTCGTGCTGCTGGGGTATGTTGACAAGGAAGGCGTAACGGCGACGCCCATCAAACTCCACGCTGATTCGGAGCGAGGATTCTCAGTAATTTCAGCGATGGCTTATCGTGGACAGGGATGGGTATTAGTCGATGCTACTATTCGAAACTATCCCGGGCGGGCACCTTGGGTGCCACGAGAGGCTATGTTGACGGGGCGAGCCGGCTTGCCGCTGCGTGCTCGGCTTGTGACAGTGGACGAAGGTGCATTCGTTCCAGGTGGATTCGGACGCATTCTCGCTGTTGCTGAGACAGCGCAGTTGAGCAATAGCCCAGTTTACACTTTGGAAGTGGTTGGAGATGGTCGCACGCTTACGATTCCCAATGTGAGGTTGCCAAAGGCTGTCTCCGGGGGAACTCCATGA
- a CDS encoding serine/threonine protein kinase, whose product MSKAIEFKIPRGAILFSAGGVGYEYREDLGPAHHGMSLFVARLRAASGAPRGKVLLKAVPAPSETDGARVMRARAKLDEQVRLAAFLKHPAILKVHGLHKVEGYWYVSTEHPDGHSLNELLTLVGESQRWFSPLFVLYVGAQVAAALEHAHAAKDEQGRPLNIVHRAVDVEHIFVNWDGTVQLADFGLALSDLPGRVASSARGPLGDHFYSSPEMLLGGSVDARADLFTLGVVLLELATGKNLLFCPDDITPDVMASLPTKKRRRVARAVKRATLAGAPPLVADAIWRAATLTVADVDAMTEGLPQGLRVTLNRLLRVAPRERYQSAGELAADLTAWLGGTFAKADAAAELKSRPAQAEAALDSMATLPPRGRGKRKPDNVTTA is encoded by the coding sequence ATGTCGAAGGCAATCGAGTTCAAGATCCCACGGGGGGCGATCCTCTTTTCGGCGGGCGGAGTCGGCTACGAGTACCGCGAGGACTTAGGGCCGGCTCACCACGGGATGTCCCTGTTCGTAGCGAGGCTGCGGGCCGCGTCCGGCGCGCCGCGTGGGAAGGTGCTGCTCAAGGCGGTTCCGGCTCCATCGGAAACGGACGGCGCCCGGGTCATGCGTGCGCGCGCGAAGCTCGACGAGCAGGTTCGCCTTGCGGCCTTCCTCAAGCACCCGGCCATCCTCAAGGTTCATGGGCTGCACAAGGTCGAGGGCTATTGGTACGTCAGCACGGAGCACCCGGACGGCCACTCCCTGAATGAGTTGCTGACGCTCGTTGGTGAGAGTCAGCGATGGTTCTCGCCGCTCTTCGTGCTCTATGTCGGGGCGCAGGTCGCAGCGGCTCTTGAGCACGCGCACGCCGCGAAGGACGAGCAGGGACGGCCGCTAAACATCGTTCATCGAGCCGTTGACGTTGAGCACATCTTCGTCAACTGGGACGGGACGGTTCAGCTCGCCGACTTCGGCCTCGCGCTGTCCGACTTGCCGGGGCGCGTAGCTTCATCCGCGCGCGGCCCTTTGGGGGACCACTTCTACTCATCACCGGAGATGCTGCTCGGAGGGAGCGTCGACGCCCGCGCCGACCTCTTCACGCTGGGCGTCGTGCTGCTCGAACTGGCAACGGGGAAGAACCTGCTTTTCTGCCCGGACGACATCACGCCCGACGTCATGGCCTCGTTGCCCACGAAGAAGCGTCGGCGGGTTGCTCGGGCGGTCAAGCGGGCTACGCTCGCAGGGGCGCCGCCGTTGGTGGCCGACGCAATTTGGCGCGCGGCGACACTGACGGTTGCGGACGTAGACGCAATGACCGAAGGGCTCCCCCAGGGCCTGCGAGTGACGCTGAACCGGCTACTTCGGGTTGCCCCTCGGGAGCGTTACCAGTCGGCGGGGGAGTTGGCGGCCGACCTGACGGCCTGGCTTGGCGGCACTTTCGCGAAGGCCGACGCCGCAGCCGAGCTGAAGTCTCGGCCTGCTCAGGCAGAAGCGGCGCTGGATTCGATGGCGACCCTGCCGCCTCGCGGTCGCGGCAAGCGCAAGCCGGATAATGTGACGACGGCGTGA
- the greB gene encoding transcription elongation factor GreB — protein MSQDVHPDEQETEDDAERAPFRRYLTRAGAERLHRELVHLLNEERPKVTAEVSAAAAQGDRSENAEYIYGKKRLREIDRRLRFLQKRLDTATIVTPAEQTDRSRVFFGATVSLEDEDGGRSTYQIVGSDEIDASGGRISVESPMGRALLRKAVGDSVEVRRPRGDIELTVVDIRYE, from the coding sequence ATGTCCCAGGACGTACATCCGGATGAACAGGAGACCGAGGACGACGCCGAGCGGGCCCCGTTCCGCCGCTACCTCACCCGGGCGGGCGCCGAGCGCCTGCACCGCGAGCTCGTCCACCTTCTCAACGAGGAGCGCCCCAAGGTGACGGCCGAGGTCTCCGCTGCCGCCGCTCAGGGCGACCGCTCCGAGAACGCCGAGTACATCTACGGGAAGAAGCGCCTGCGCGAAATCGACCGCCGCCTCCGTTTCCTCCAGAAGCGCCTGGACACCGCCACCATCGTCACGCCCGCCGAGCAGACCGACCGCTCCCGCGTCTTCTTCGGGGCGACGGTGAGCCTGGAGGACGAGGACGGCGGCCGCAGCACCTACCAGATCGTGGGTTCCGACGAGATTGACGCCTCGGGCGGGCGCATCAGCGTCGAATCCCCCATGGGGCGGGCGCTCCTTCGCAAGGCCGTGGGAGACTCGGTCGAGGTGCGGCGGCCGCGCGGGGACATCGAACTCACGGTGGTGGACATCCGCTACGAATAG
- a CDS encoding serine/threonine protein kinase, which produces MNVISLFPPPGTTIDGWSVVRELGNGGFAVVYLVEKHGLRCALKLARHRDSSGDDKQTHARTLRELSALLLLDHPNIVKHRGYGYSEQGNVYLALEYVDGWTLAEWAERKHPTVQEVLHVFDKISAALSYMHGRGVLHRDLKLSNVLIRKSDGEPVIIDFSCASYSLAEELTDWGLPPGTDRFRAPEQFTWLREHKAEQRAKYAFQVADEIFAVGAMLYELLTDPRPTEVQARVTLNSTVMKPPPARALNVRVPEALNDLVDCILSREPARRPVDTEALRRELGELLAYSSAEYLSPVHPPSEQRPLEPPDQVMPEVANPRLPVSPTRSGRERWGLAAGLAALIALTVAGSFLLSRGEPTESGAQTVVGVSRPQIPPHSAPLTSTAPAMSPPSPPPMTLTGLATAVPKEGSTVKTPPSPESPLQGRPSRGRTKAAAAADCATMTLVAALAAGCPSAQIRPEAFTCPAGAEEVMQEDLRWKVNQSFALTLDARHETDAYVWFTAGAEVMGVVPKGVPSAQRAVAPPGTRFYGKAYFLSDRMGRSEGPALVIRYDRVKLPGQDERPVCFVVESPSKGYEDGRVKAYNLGGGYVVDRWP; this is translated from the coding sequence ATGAACGTGATTTCGTTGTTTCCGCCCCCTGGAACGACCATCGACGGATGGAGTGTTGTTCGGGAGCTTGGAAACGGAGGGTTTGCAGTCGTCTACCTCGTCGAGAAGCACGGTCTCAGATGCGCGCTCAAGTTGGCGCGCCACCGGGATTCGAGTGGGGACGACAAGCAGACTCACGCACGGACGCTTCGGGAGCTTTCGGCCCTCCTCCTCCTGGACCATCCGAACATCGTCAAGCACCGTGGGTATGGATACTCTGAGCAGGGGAATGTCTATCTCGCGCTTGAGTACGTAGATGGGTGGACCCTTGCCGAATGGGCGGAGCGTAAACACCCCACGGTTCAGGAGGTTTTGCATGTCTTCGACAAGATTTCCGCCGCGCTTTCGTACATGCACGGCCGTGGTGTCCTGCATCGGGATTTGAAACTGTCCAACGTTCTGATTCGGAAGAGCGATGGAGAGCCGGTCATCATCGACTTTAGCTGTGCAAGCTACTCGTTGGCCGAAGAGCTGACGGATTGGGGCTTGCCGCCGGGAACTGACCGCTTTCGTGCGCCGGAACAGTTCACATGGCTCCGGGAGCACAAGGCCGAACAGCGAGCGAAGTACGCCTTCCAAGTTGCGGACGAGATTTTCGCCGTCGGGGCGATGCTCTATGAGTTGCTGACCGACCCCCGACCGACGGAGGTTCAAGCGCGAGTTACGCTCAACAGCACCGTCATGAAGCCGCCTCCTGCGCGTGCGTTGAACGTGCGTGTTCCGGAAGCGCTGAACGACCTCGTTGATTGCATCCTGTCGCGTGAACCGGCAAGGCGCCCTGTCGACACTGAGGCGTTGCGCCGGGAGCTGGGCGAACTCCTGGCCTATTCGAGCGCGGAGTACCTATCCCCGGTGCATCCGCCGTCCGAACAGCGGCCATTGGAGCCGCCGGATCAGGTGATGCCCGAAGTTGCCAACCCGCGCCTTCCTGTGTCGCCAACGCGTTCTGGTCGGGAGAGGTGGGGACTCGCGGCGGGCTTGGCTGCCCTCATCGCGCTTACCGTGGCCGGGAGCTTCTTGCTCAGCCGAGGGGAACCCACGGAGTCCGGGGCGCAGACCGTCGTTGGTGTGTCGCGCCCGCAGATCCCTCCACATTCCGCGCCGCTCACGTCGACTGCCCCTGCTATGTCACCACCAAGCCCCCCGCCCATGACGCTGACGGGCCTTGCGACTGCCGTTCCGAAGGAAGGTTCAACCGTGAAGACGCCTCCGTCACCTGAGTCCCCACTCCAAGGACGCCCGTCACGCGGGAGAACGAAGGCCGCCGCTGCTGCCGACTGCGCGACGATGACTCTCGTTGCGGCACTCGCGGCAGGTTGCCCCAGTGCCCAGATTCGACCTGAAGCGTTCACTTGCCCGGCTGGTGCGGAGGAGGTGATGCAGGAGGATCTCCGCTGGAAGGTGAATCAGAGTTTCGCGCTCACCTTGGATGCCCGCCATGAGACGGACGCCTACGTTTGGTTCACTGCGGGGGCGGAGGTGATGGGGGTCGTTCCAAAGGGCGTTCCATCAGCCCAAAGGGCGGTCGCCCCTCCCGGAACGCGCTTCTACGGCAAGGCATACTTCCTTTCCGATCGAATGGGCCGCTCTGAGGGGCCTGCGCTGGTCATCCGCTACGATCGTGTGAAGCTCCCTGGGCAGGACGAGCGCCCGGTTTGCTTCGTCGTCGAGTCGCCTTCCAAGGGGTACGAAGATGGCAGGGTGAAGGCGTACAACTTAGGTGGCGGCTACGTCGTAGACCGTTGGCCCTGA